One Paraburkholderia agricolaris genomic region harbors:
- a CDS encoding DMT family transporter, giving the protein MKPDTRQHLRANLLMLIAAMIWGSAFVAQRLSLDTIGPFLFTGLRFLLGALVVLAMIVCVRRSALAELSKREPGGARELLGAGVLLGVVLSASISLQQIGLQYTKIANAGFISSLYVVIVPLLGVLFRHRTGFGTWLGATLAAIGMYFLSVNEHFSILYGDWYQLAGALVISVQMMLVGRFALRHDTLMLALVQFVTCGVVCLAIGLAIEPLSLVVLERAAPTILYGGALSVGIAYTIQVVAQKHAAPSHAAVIFSMEGVFAAFAGWLVLGETLSARALFGCALMLTGLIVCQLMPARRPASERNRLPHAS; this is encoded by the coding sequence TTGAAACCCGACACACGCCAACACCTGCGCGCCAATCTGTTGATGCTGATCGCGGCCATGATCTGGGGCTCCGCGTTCGTCGCGCAACGTCTGAGCCTCGATACGATCGGGCCGTTTCTGTTTACCGGGCTGCGTTTCCTGCTCGGCGCGCTGGTCGTGCTGGCCATGATCGTTTGCGTGCGGCGCTCCGCGCTGGCGGAATTGTCGAAACGCGAACCCGGCGGCGCACGCGAACTGCTCGGTGCGGGTGTGTTGCTCGGTGTGGTGCTGTCCGCGTCGATTTCGTTGCAGCAGATCGGCTTGCAATACACGAAGATCGCCAACGCCGGTTTTATCAGTTCGTTGTATGTGGTGATCGTGCCGCTGCTCGGCGTGCTGTTTCGTCATCGAACGGGATTCGGCACGTGGCTCGGTGCGACGCTAGCCGCGATCGGCATGTACTTTCTGAGCGTCAACGAGCATTTCTCGATCCTGTATGGCGACTGGTATCAGCTTGCCGGCGCCCTGGTGATTTCCGTGCAGATGATGCTGGTCGGCCGCTTCGCGCTGCGGCACGACACACTCATGCTGGCGCTCGTGCAGTTCGTGACTTGCGGGGTCGTGTGTCTGGCCATCGGACTCGCAATCGAGCCGCTCAGTCTTGTGGTGCTCGAGCGTGCCGCGCCGACGATTCTGTACGGCGGTGCGCTATCGGTGGGCATCGCCTATACGATTCAGGTGGTCGCGCAAAAACACGCGGCGCCCTCGCATGCCGCGGTGATCTTCAGTATGGAAGGCGTTTTTGCCGCGTTCGCCGGCTGGCTCGTGCTTGGCGAAACACTGTCGGCGCGTGCGCTGTTCGGATGCGCACTCATGCTCACCGGTTTGATCGTGTGCCAGCTGATGCCCGCCCGGCGCCCCGCGAGCGAGCGTAATCGCTTGCCCCATGCTTCGTGA
- a CDS encoding DUF2242 domain-containing protein: MFTSFSKTTAVSLVGLLTLAACNSTPQPKFQQELFETGASPYARNFNSSTTDTCEAARRALLSQGYLTTMTRTDTVDGTKNFQPTGDTHIVVEFHVVCTPGEEASDTSIVYVNAVQNGFALKKSDTSASVGLSVLGSLSLPIRSNNDAMVKISSETIPSGKFYDRFFGLVDHYLQTVVRTQPVVSNRIETRILPVPVPEQLEAPAPALLPEMPDAIDKAAAAMVQPASGTGVAP; this comes from the coding sequence ATGTTCACCTCGTTTTCCAAAACCACCGCCGTTTCACTTGTCGGCCTGCTGACACTTGCCGCTTGCAACAGCACGCCTCAGCCAAAATTCCAGCAGGAATTGTTCGAAACGGGCGCAAGCCCTTACGCCCGAAACTTCAACTCGAGCACTACGGATACGTGCGAGGCTGCACGCCGCGCGCTGTTGAGCCAGGGCTATCTGACGACGATGACGCGCACCGATACCGTCGACGGAACGAAAAACTTCCAGCCGACGGGCGATACCCACATCGTTGTCGAATTTCACGTGGTGTGCACGCCGGGAGAAGAGGCGAGCGATACGAGCATCGTCTACGTCAACGCGGTGCAAAACGGTTTTGCGCTGAAGAAAAGCGATACGTCGGCGAGCGTCGGGCTGAGCGTGCTGGGTTCGCTGTCGTTGCCGATCCGCTCGAACAACGACGCGATGGTCAAGATTTCGAGCGAGACGATTCCGTCGGGCAAGTTCTACGATCGCTTCTTTGGCCTCGTCGATCACTACTTGCAGACGGTGGTGCGCACGCAGCCGGTTGTGAGCAACCGCATCGAGACGCGCATTTTGCCGGTGCCGGTTCCGGAGCAACTCGAAGCACCGGCTCCGGCACTTCTTCCTGAGATGCCCGATGCAATCGACAAAGCTGCTGCCGCGATGGTGCAACCGGCAAGCGGAACCGGCGTGGCGCCGTGA
- a CDS encoding lytic transglycosylase domain-containing protein: MSRLLCLIVLSLGLMQTATADETNDRMSAYLTQKFGLAKEKAQKISDAVQSAASKYSLPPALLLAIISIESRFKEKAKGPNGATGLMQVVPGAHRGLLRNVKDLTEPTTNIEMGSAILYGYMRSANGDMNAALKSYGGSQAYARKVNLRVEDFAGVAAPQEVASHLSAQTGMCEADRCPAPENWADAFTIPAGNTTTATNAANAAGVNGAPTLQSASPATPH, from the coding sequence ATGAGCCGGTTACTTTGCCTGATCGTGCTTTCGCTCGGCCTGATGCAAACCGCCACGGCCGACGAAACCAATGACCGCATGTCCGCGTATCTGACGCAGAAATTCGGCCTGGCAAAGGAAAAGGCTCAAAAGATTTCCGACGCGGTACAGTCCGCCGCATCGAAATATTCACTGCCGCCGGCGCTGCTGCTGGCGATCATCTCGATCGAATCGCGCTTCAAGGAAAAGGCCAAGGGTCCCAATGGCGCGACCGGGTTGATGCAGGTGGTGCCGGGCGCCCATCGCGGGCTGCTGAGAAACGTCAAGGACCTCACCGAGCCGACCACCAACATTGAAATGGGTTCGGCAATCCTCTACGGCTACATGCGCTCGGCAAACGGCGACATGAACGCGGCACTCAAGAGCTACGGCGGATCGCAGGCGTACGCAAGGAAAGTGAACCTGCGCGTGGAAGATTTCGCCGGCGTCGCCGCGCCCCAGGAGGTCGCATCGCATCTGAGCGCACAAACCGGCATGTGCGAGGCCGATCGTTGTCCGGCACCGGAAAACTGGGCCGACGCTTTCACGATACCGGCCGGCAATACAACGACTGCCACGAATGCCGCGAACGCCGCCGGCGTGAACGGCGCGCCGACGCTGCAAAGCGCATCGCCTGCAACGCCGCACTGA
- a CDS encoding cytochrome-c peroxidase: MQFFATRFTRRTATRWAALAALIGAAWLPFAAVAAPVPTVADAQPVYSDAAALGKLMFFDASLSASGKMSCASCHSPSHAYGPPDGLAAQLGGPDMHRQGTRAVPSLRYVLNRTPMWSHAQAASLSERLSETDNAPVGGFGWDGRFNQLHDQASFPLFNPDEMANRDPAALLAKLERAPYAARFREVFGQNIFVDRTKAFAQAMAAIERFELEDPSFHPYTSKFDYYLDGKVQLTAQELRGKKLFDSPTGGNCASCHIDQVGVDGSHPLFTDFNFQALGVPRNPELRANADPKYFDMGLCGPLRTDQASDKSNCGLFKSVSLRNTATRQVFFHNGRVHTLKDALRFYVQRDTNPAKWYPKDAHGKVDKFNDLPVALRVNVDTTDEPLTRKAGERPVWSEQDIDDVAAFLATLNDDYVLKPKQSK, encoded by the coding sequence ATGCAGTTCTTTGCAACACGATTCACCAGGCGCACGGCCACACGATGGGCGGCGCTCGCAGCGCTGATTGGCGCCGCGTGGCTGCCGTTCGCGGCAGTGGCGGCACCTGTGCCGACGGTGGCCGACGCGCAGCCCGTCTACAGCGATGCCGCGGCGCTCGGCAAGCTGATGTTCTTCGATGCGTCGTTGTCGGCCTCGGGCAAGATGTCGTGCGCGAGCTGCCATAGTCCGTCGCATGCGTACGGCCCGCCTGACGGGCTGGCCGCGCAACTGGGCGGCCCTGACATGCACCGGCAAGGCACGCGCGCCGTGCCGAGCCTGCGTTACGTGCTGAACCGCACGCCGATGTGGAGTCATGCGCAGGCGGCCAGCCTGTCCGAACGGCTGAGCGAGACGGATAACGCGCCGGTTGGCGGCTTCGGCTGGGACGGACGCTTTAACCAGTTGCACGATCAGGCGAGCTTCCCGCTGTTCAATCCCGACGAGATGGCCAACCGGGACCCGGCAGCCCTCCTCGCGAAACTGGAGCGGGCGCCGTATGCCGCCCGCTTCAGGGAAGTGTTTGGCCAGAACATTTTCGTGGACCGCACGAAAGCGTTCGCCCAGGCGATGGCTGCGATCGAGCGTTTCGAGCTCGAAGACCCGAGCTTCCATCCGTACACCAGCAAGTTCGATTACTACCTCGATGGAAAAGTGCAACTAACGGCACAGGAGTTGAGAGGCAAAAAACTGTTCGACAGCCCGACGGGCGGCAATTGCGCCTCCTGCCACATCGACCAGGTGGGTGTCGACGGCTCGCATCCGCTTTTCACCGACTTCAACTTCCAGGCGCTCGGCGTGCCGCGCAATCCGGAGTTGCGTGCGAACGCGGACCCGAAGTACTTCGATATGGGATTGTGTGGGCCGTTGCGCACCGATCAGGCGAGCGATAAAAGCAACTGCGGACTTTTCAAGTCGGTGTCGCTGCGTAACACGGCGACGCGCCAGGTGTTCTTCCACAACGGCCGCGTCCATACGCTGAAGGACGCGCTGCGTTTTTACGTGCAGCGCGACACCAACCCGGCGAAGTGGTATCCGAAAGACGCGCACGGCAAGGTCGATAAATTCAACGACCTGCCGGTTGCGCTGCGGGTGAATGTCGACACGACCGATGAGCCGCTTACGCGTAAAGCGGGCGAGCGTCCCGTGTGGTCGGAGCAGGATATCGACGACGTCGCCGCGTTTCTTGCGACGCTGAACGACGATTACGTGCTGAAACCGAAGCAGTCGAAGTAG
- a CDS encoding alkaline phosphatase family protein yields MSQRSGLRAFFMVVCAALAGLIVAACGSSSSSIAPTGQQQIRHVFVITLENENYATTFGASSKAPYLSQTLASQGALVQQYYGTGHVSLDNYISMISGQAPTPETDNDCITYQDYKLTGMTQDGQAIGSGCVYPASVKTLPDQLTAAGYTWKGYEGDMGNDPTREAATCGHPTLNTTDLTQSAEAPSAAVPLGDQYATRHNPFMYFHSIIDSPGCGQNVVNLNRLTTDLQSISTTANFNLITPNLCDDGHDSPCVNGQPGGLTSANTFLQKWVPIITASPAFQKDGLLIINFDESSYATITQSASGEDLIFAGSTCCSQQPGPNLPAFPQTSSLSYKGLTINLTKQSFGGDQTGAVMISKFIKPGTVSTVQYNHYSMLKSIEDIFQLGYLGYAGQAGLVGFGNDIFTNL; encoded by the coding sequence ATGTCACAGCGCAGCGGGTTGCGTGCTTTCTTCATGGTCGTTTGCGCGGCCTTAGCCGGTCTTATCGTCGCCGCGTGCGGCTCGTCGTCCTCGTCGATCGCGCCGACAGGGCAGCAGCAGATCCGGCACGTCTTTGTCATCACGCTCGAAAACGAAAACTACGCGACCACATTTGGCGCCAGCAGCAAGGCGCCGTATCTGTCGCAGACGCTGGCTTCGCAAGGCGCGTTGGTGCAGCAGTATTACGGCACCGGGCACGTGAGCCTCGACAACTACATCTCGATGATCAGCGGTCAGGCGCCGACGCCGGAAACGGACAATGACTGCATCACCTATCAGGACTACAAGCTCACCGGCATGACACAGGACGGTCAGGCGATCGGTTCGGGCTGCGTGTATCCGGCCAGTGTCAAGACCCTGCCGGACCAGTTGACGGCCGCCGGCTACACCTGGAAGGGCTATGAGGGTGATATGGGCAATGACCCGACGCGCGAAGCCGCCACCTGCGGCCACCCGACGCTCAACACGACCGACCTGACCCAATCGGCAGAAGCGCCGAGCGCGGCCGTGCCGCTGGGCGATCAGTACGCGACGCGGCACAACCCGTTCATGTACTTCCACTCGATTATCGATTCGCCAGGCTGCGGCCAGAACGTCGTGAACCTGAACAGGCTCACCACTGACCTGCAGTCGATCTCGACCACCGCGAACTTCAACCTGATCACGCCGAACCTGTGCGACGACGGTCACGATTCGCCGTGCGTGAACGGCCAGCCGGGCGGGCTGACGAGCGCGAACACGTTTCTGCAGAAGTGGGTGCCGATTATTACCGCCTCGCCGGCATTCCAGAAGGACGGCCTGCTGATCATCAACTTCGACGAAAGCAGTTACGCAACCATCACACAGTCGGCATCCGGCGAGGATCTGATCTTCGCCGGCTCGACCTGCTGTAGCCAGCAGCCCGGTCCGAATCTGCCGGCGTTCCCGCAGACTTCGTCGCTGTCGTACAAGGGCTTGACGATCAACCTGACCAAGCAGAGCTTCGGCGGTGACCAGACCGGCGCGGTGATGATTTCGAAGTTCATCAAGCCGGGTACGGTGTCGACGGTGCAGTACAACCATTACTCGATGCTCAAGAGCATTGAAGACATCTTCCAGCTGGGTTATCTGGGCTACGCAGGGCAGGCCGGCCTGGTCGGGTTCGGCAACGACATCTTCACGAACCTGTAA
- a CDS encoding helix-turn-helix transcriptional regulator produces MRASRLLSILMTLQARGRVTAQSLADECAVSLRTIYRDIEALSAAGVPVHSERGAEGGYRLLDGYRTRLNGMSSQEAEALFLAGLPGPVQALGLGAVMAGAQTKLLAALPVELRSTAERMRSRFHLDAPGWFADTDQPANLPLIANAVWEQHPLQIRYQSWKAEKFRRIEPLGIVLKSGAWYVVGRVGTDNRIYRISRILELSMLDETFERPAAFDLASYWQDSTQRLSEEMHASEATLRLSPWGMKMLDAFVSPFARSGAKIGEPDPVDGWRMVTLPVGSVRQACAELLRFGTEAEVLAPPELRAHFAEVAAALHRRYMQ; encoded by the coding sequence ATGAGAGCCAGTCGCCTCCTTTCCATCCTGATGACCTTGCAGGCGCGCGGACGCGTGACAGCGCAGTCGCTCGCCGACGAATGCGCGGTCTCGTTGCGCACAATCTATCGCGACATCGAGGCCTTGAGCGCCGCGGGTGTCCCCGTCCATAGCGAGCGTGGTGCGGAAGGCGGCTACCGTCTGCTCGACGGATATCGCACGCGTCTGAACGGCATGTCGTCACAGGAAGCCGAGGCGCTGTTCCTCGCGGGCTTGCCTGGCCCGGTGCAGGCGCTCGGTCTCGGCGCGGTGATGGCCGGCGCGCAAACCAAGTTGCTGGCCGCGCTGCCGGTCGAATTGCGCTCGACTGCCGAGCGTATGCGTTCGCGTTTCCACCTCGACGCCCCGGGCTGGTTCGCCGATACGGATCAGCCCGCGAACCTGCCGTTGATCGCCAACGCGGTGTGGGAGCAGCATCCGCTGCAAATTCGCTATCAGAGCTGGAAGGCCGAAAAATTTCGCCGGATCGAACCGCTCGGCATCGTGCTGAAAAGTGGGGCGTGGTACGTGGTTGGGCGTGTCGGCACGGACAACCGCATCTACCGTATTTCGCGCATTCTTGAGTTGAGCATGCTGGATGAGACTTTCGAGCGGCCGGCCGCCTTCGATCTGGCCAGCTACTGGCAAGACAGCACTCAGCGTCTATCCGAAGAGATGCATGCGAGCGAGGCAACTTTGCGCCTGTCGCCGTGGGGCATGAAGATGCTCGACGCCTTTGTCTCGCCATTCGCCCGCTCAGGCGCGAAAATCGGCGAGCCGGACCCTGTCGACGGCTGGCGCATGGTCACATTGCCGGTCGGCTCCGTCAGGCAGGCCTGTGCGGAACTGCTGCGCTTCGGCACCGAGGCCGAGGTGCTGGCGCCACCCGAGTTGCGCGCCCATTTCGCCGAAGTGGCGGCTGCTTTGCACCGCCGCTACATGCAATGA
- a CDS encoding glutathione S-transferase family protein → MTTDRTITLFHSPQCRSVSALTLLEELGVPYQLQVLNMKAGEQRKAPYLAINPLGKVPAILHGDALITEQVAIFIYLADLFPEAGLAPALDDPSRGPYLRWLAYYAACYEPALVDKAMKREPAPLATSPYGDFDSMLGTLTSQLEASPYLLGDRMSAADILWGIALHWGMMFKLVPETPVVVEYANRICSRPSFVKVNARDVELAAEHEAALKAAG, encoded by the coding sequence ATGACCACCGACCGCACGATCACGCTGTTTCACTCACCGCAATGCCGCTCCGTCAGCGCGCTCACGCTACTCGAAGAACTCGGCGTCCCGTATCAGCTGCAGGTGTTGAATATGAAGGCCGGCGAGCAACGCAAGGCGCCGTATCTCGCGATCAATCCGCTGGGCAAAGTGCCGGCCATCCTGCACGGTGATGCGCTGATTACCGAACAGGTCGCCATCTTCATCTATCTGGCGGATCTGTTCCCCGAAGCGGGTCTCGCACCGGCGCTCGACGATCCGTCGCGCGGGCCGTATCTGCGTTGGCTGGCCTACTACGCCGCATGCTACGAACCGGCGCTGGTCGACAAGGCGATGAAGCGCGAGCCGGCGCCGCTTGCCACGTCGCCGTACGGCGACTTCGATTCGATGCTCGGCACTTTGACGAGTCAGTTGGAGGCGTCACCGTATCTGCTCGGGGACAGGATGTCGGCTGCGGACATCTTGTGGGGCATCGCGCTCCATTGGGGGATGATGTTCAAGCTGGTGCCTGAGACGCCAGTCGTGGTCGAGTATGCGAACCGCATTTGCTCACGGCCGAGCTTCGTGAAGGTGAACGCGCGGGACGTCGAGCTGGCGGCCGAGCATGAGGCGGCGCTCAAGGCCGCAGGATGA
- a CDS encoding DUF6723 family protein → MSKTAFIPSVPATSEDDFEVSATSKLAGYRRFFGVLKVVRTTDGRVLFPFDGAPELGPYATKLEAVAAAQVYGEHIVTSDLARPEL, encoded by the coding sequence ATGAGCAAGACCGCATTCATTCCGAGCGTTCCCGCGACGTCGGAGGACGACTTTGAAGTATCCGCGACGTCGAAACTGGCCGGTTACCGGCGCTTTTTCGGCGTGCTGAAAGTGGTTCGAACCACCGACGGCCGCGTGCTGTTCCCGTTCGACGGCGCACCGGAACTCGGACCCTACGCCACCAAGCTGGAAGCCGTCGCGGCGGCGCAGGTGTACGGTGAGCACATCGTGACCAGCGATCTGGCGCGTCCGGAGTTGTAA
- a CDS encoding copper-binding protein translates to MAAFCRSGLTQEANAYATSQTALGKAEVVHAQVHVVAIHPATNSVTLRGSHGRLADVDVNPQLADVRKLRVGDKLNIAYQQALLLHIDKVTARGVRERIETTVAIPASAGYASSAHRVQIIATVLKIDRRSRMVTLRGPKHQQVLRAAASIPLDELKVGDSVRAEFVSAAAVEVVRE, encoded by the coding sequence ATGGCCGCTTTCTGCCGATCCGGCCTCACTCAGGAGGCTAACGCTTACGCCACCAGTCAAACGGCACTCGGAAAAGCCGAGGTCGTGCACGCCCAGGTCCATGTCGTAGCGATCCACCCCGCCACTAACAGCGTCACGCTGCGTGGTTCGCATGGCCGTCTGGCGGATGTCGATGTCAATCCCCAGTTGGCCGATGTCAGAAAACTGCGGGTTGGCGACAAGCTGAACATTGCATACCAGCAGGCGCTGCTGCTTCACATCGACAAGGTGACGGCCCGAGGCGTTCGTGAACGCATCGAAACAACCGTGGCGATACCGGCTTCAGCAGGATACGCATCGTCGGCACATCGGGTGCAGATTATCGCGACGGTGTTGAAGATCGACCGCAGGAGCCGGATGGTGACGCTACGCGGGCCGAAGCATCAGCAGGTGCTGCGGGCCGCAGCGAGCATTCCGCTCGATGAGTTGAAAGTCGGTGATAGCGTGCGGGCGGAGTTTGTTTCGGCGGCCGCGGTGGAGGTGGTGAGGGAGTGA